In Crateriforma spongiae, the following proteins share a genomic window:
- a CDS encoding BaiN/RdsA family NAD(P)/FAD-dependent oxidoreductase yields the protein MAADSDSEAEIIVIGAGAAGLIASAVAAQRSRGSVCLLEKNRKTGVKILMSGGTRCNLTHDTDARGITTAFGHARRFLQPSVGSFDPSAVVAMFNDLGVRTKRESTGKIFPVNDRAVEVRDALHRQAENAGVQIRRPCAVIDVQPEAGDWVVDTDQGRLRCKRLIVTAGGRSYPGCGTTGDAYAWLQRLGHTIMPTHPALVPLVGGPSWMHDLSGVTVDDVAVSVRQMCGQRTVKKPLLVRRASWLFTHFGYSGPGAMDVSRYLTGPTDDDERRFLTIDLTPEVSGTQWEEILRGGDGQSGRTRVGSLLGRHLPSRLADALTLHADADHTLASLPAAGRRRLVDRLKRLNVPVADSRGFTKAEVTAGGVDLSQVDPRSMASRIHNGLYIAGEVLDVDGWIGGYNFQAAFSTGRAAGIAAARSLETASDT from the coding sequence ATGGCAGCAGATTCCGATTCCGAAGCTGAAATCATTGTCATTGGCGCCGGTGCCGCCGGTTTGATCGCTTCGGCGGTTGCCGCCCAACGATCCAGAGGCAGTGTATGTCTGCTGGAAAAAAATCGCAAAACGGGCGTCAAGATCCTGATGTCCGGCGGAACCCGATGCAATTTGACGCACGACACCGATGCCCGCGGTATCACCACCGCATTCGGCCACGCGCGAAGATTCCTGCAGCCCAGCGTCGGTAGTTTCGATCCATCCGCCGTGGTGGCGATGTTCAATGACCTGGGCGTGCGAACCAAACGCGAATCAACGGGTAAGATTTTTCCTGTCAACGATCGTGCGGTGGAAGTCCGCGATGCGTTGCATCGGCAGGCTGAAAATGCGGGTGTCCAGATCCGACGTCCCTGTGCCGTCATCGACGTCCAGCCCGAAGCCGGCGATTGGGTCGTCGATACGGACCAGGGTCGGCTCCGGTGCAAGCGGCTGATCGTCACGGCGGGCGGGCGCAGCTATCCGGGATGCGGTACCACCGGCGACGCCTATGCGTGGTTGCAGCGTCTGGGACACACGATCATGCCCACCCATCCGGCGCTGGTGCCGCTGGTCGGCGGGCCGTCTTGGATGCACGATTTGTCCGGCGTCACGGTGGACGACGTTGCCGTTTCGGTGCGTCAAATGTGTGGCCAACGCACGGTAAAGAAACCCTTGCTGGTGCGTCGTGCATCTTGGCTGTTCACGCATTTCGGTTACAGCGGTCCCGGTGCGATGGACGTCAGCCGGTACCTGACCGGTCCGACCGATGATGATGAGCGACGATTCTTGACGATTGATTTGACGCCCGAAGTTTCGGGCACGCAGTGGGAAGAAATCCTGCGTGGCGGGGACGGTCAATCCGGGCGAACCCGCGTTGGATCGTTGCTGGGTCGTCACCTGCCGTCGCGTCTTGCCGATGCGCTCACCCTACACGCGGACGCGGACCATACATTGGCATCGTTGCCGGCGGCCGGGCGTCGACGCCTGGTCGATCGGCTAAAAAGATTGAACGTGCCGGTTGCCGACAGTCGCGGTTTTACCAAAGCGGAAGTCACCGCCGGTGGGGTGGATCTAAGCCAGGTCGATCCGCGTTCCATGGCCAGCCGAATCCACAACGGTCTGTACATTGCAGGGGAAGTGTTGGATGTGGACGGCTGGATCGGCGGATACAACTTCCAGGCAGCCTTTAGCACCGGCCGCGCCGCGGGAATTGCCGCCGCCCGTTCGCTGGAAACCGCCTCGGATACCTGA
- a CDS encoding adenylate/guanylate cyclase domain-containing protein produces the protein MPELIAQGRSSGQRWCREVPDATNHRGITIGRSGADWDVPWDSMISRAHIRLTAMPDDRVEIQRLPTARNPVFHGGRQVDQFTLVPGEHFVIGHTTFTLASRAGSSHTPNVGDVTEHAFDLGSLRRQKFRDANQRIDALTKLPDLITGSSTEQELLVRLTGVLLTSTPAATDVAIVCYRDPSDEAKSGLRILHRDSRVPGREQPPISSRLVRAAVSSRESRLHLWSSTRKDAVAFTASEEVDWAFCVPIRSDACAGWAFYVAGQTMAPLSADPDEQAADSTPQDLGDDVKFAELVGTMLGNLRKSLRLERRQSAMRSFFAPVVMDALANREVSEVLAPRETELAVMFCDLRGFSRQSEQASDRLLELLDRVSNALGVMTHHILRQRGVIGDFHGDAAMGFWGWPLDQPDRQVRAALAALLIWRHYAADTNQSGFRCGIGIASGRAVAGRIGTTDQVKVTAFGPVVNLASRLEGMTKVFGAEVLLDQTTAEALSTATPGSFGTFRLRRLATVRPAGMNEPLQISQLLGTSDDGSLQESVELGVDSAVTPIDSPGQQDGSDSPSSPPTTLTDDDIRNYEQALDRFVAGDWDETYQLLHALPAWDRPKDVLLSVILRHNRVPPADWDGVIDLPK, from the coding sequence ATGCCTGAACTGATTGCCCAAGGACGCAGCAGCGGACAACGATGGTGCCGCGAAGTGCCCGATGCCACCAACCATCGTGGTATCACGATTGGCCGTAGCGGTGCAGATTGGGACGTGCCTTGGGATTCGATGATTTCCAGAGCCCACATTCGCCTAACGGCGATGCCCGACGACCGCGTGGAAATCCAGCGGTTGCCGACGGCCCGCAACCCGGTTTTTCATGGCGGACGTCAAGTCGACCAATTCACGCTGGTCCCCGGCGAACACTTTGTGATCGGGCACACCACGTTCACTCTGGCCAGTCGCGCCGGTTCGTCCCACACGCCCAACGTGGGTGATGTGACCGAGCACGCGTTTGATTTGGGATCCCTACGGCGGCAAAAGTTCCGTGACGCCAATCAACGAATCGATGCGCTGACCAAATTGCCGGACTTGATCACCGGCAGTTCGACCGAACAAGAATTACTGGTTCGTCTGACTGGGGTGCTGCTGACAAGCACGCCCGCAGCCACCGATGTCGCCATCGTGTGTTATCGGGATCCCTCGGACGAAGCAAAAAGCGGTTTGCGGATCTTGCATCGCGACAGTCGTGTCCCGGGTCGCGAACAACCGCCGATCAGTTCCCGGTTGGTTCGTGCCGCGGTCTCGTCACGTGAAAGCCGGCTGCACCTTTGGTCGTCAACGCGTAAAGACGCGGTCGCTTTTACGGCCAGCGAAGAAGTGGACTGGGCATTCTGTGTACCGATTCGCAGCGATGCGTGTGCCGGCTGGGCCTTCTACGTGGCCGGCCAGACGATGGCTCCGCTGTCGGCTGATCCTGATGAACAGGCCGCAGACTCCACGCCGCAAGACTTGGGCGACGACGTCAAGTTCGCGGAACTGGTCGGCACCATGCTGGGAAATCTTCGCAAATCGCTGCGTCTGGAACGACGGCAATCCGCGATGCGAAGCTTCTTCGCGCCGGTCGTGATGGATGCCTTGGCCAATCGCGAAGTCAGCGAAGTCCTGGCGCCGCGTGAAACGGAATTAGCCGTCATGTTTTGCGACCTGCGGGGCTTCAGCCGACAAAGCGAACAAGCTTCGGACCGGCTGTTGGAATTGCTGGATCGCGTCAGCAACGCGTTGGGCGTGATGACCCACCATATCTTGCGACAACGAGGTGTGATCGGTGATTTCCACGGCGACGCGGCCATGGGGTTCTGGGGCTGGCCGCTGGATCAACCCGATCGTCAAGTTCGCGCGGCGCTGGCGGCTCTGTTGATTTGGCGACACTACGCGGCCGACACCAATCAATCCGGATTCCGTTGTGGCATCGGCATTGCCAGCGGCCGCGCGGTGGCCGGACGCATTGGAACGACCGACCAAGTGAAAGTGACCGCGTTTGGTCCGGTGGTGAACCTGGCAAGTCGTCTCGAAGGCATGACCAAGGTCTTCGGTGCCGAAGTCTTGCTGGATCAAACCACTGCCGAAGCATTGTCGACGGCGACGCCCGGATCGTTCGGAACCTTTCGGCTGCGGCGTTTGGCCACGGTGCGTCCGGCGGGCATGAACGAACCGTTACAGATCAGCCAACTGTTGGGCACCAGCGACGACGGATCCTTACAAGAAAGCGTCGAATTGGGCGTCGATTCGGCGGTCACCCCGATCGATTCCCCCGGCCAACAGGACGGTTCCGACTCGCCCTCGTCGCCCCCTACGACGCTGACCGACGACGACATCCGAAACTATGAACAAGCCCTCGACCGATTCGTCGCGGGGGATTGGGACGAAACCTACCAGTTGCTGCATGCGTTGCCGGCATGGGACCGCCCCAAGGATGTTTTGTTGTCGGTGATTCTGCGACACAATCGGGTCCCGCCGGCGGATTGGGACGGCGTGATCGATTTGCCCAAATGA